The following are encoded together in the Heterodontus francisci isolate sHetFra1 chromosome 41, sHetFra1.hap1, whole genome shotgun sequence genome:
- the LOC137353328 gene encoding histone-lysine N-methyltransferase 2D-like isoform X1 produces the protein MATRRGKVARRFSDTSLEVLVAAVRGRGKVLFPPTGKKVHSSLSKKAWLEVAEEVSRLSITPRTWIQCRKRFNDLTRSAREKAAHNMRERNKIGGGTADIVALSQVEQAAMEISGTSRAISIGDGEAGGFSKHSDCFPVLPIHVPQVITTNFKISASPPEPQQPPQEAFEEDTVESDSPPEGVQSVAASLQSSNAEIPAPDREESELERPVPDETHSQRDQEQDQEQEQEREQEQQQEQEQDQEQEQALVVGTGQEVSRRRAMSSPSSAEWDRDTDLRDPAIKRKMLEAHHRLYEVLEGLPKTLSAMSESMEESTSAMCGVVSHVVSTLQTTLESTTTSRDTMAEPSQQESASPTIEALIGAQTATIQTLGSNVCSTLERLVCQMDSLVGHVDRGFQRVTHLLQSALPQISGSEETKPHGSNGSATGQASVTLVHKAFALSPPPQPMPAMVPNNQLGLTALAAAKVLQSVAVPLRARAPRGQRPRATQGSQDQPQQPTTTCSAVATGGASRRSSKVGLSH, from the exons aTGGCTACGAGGAGGGGGAAAGTTGCCCGCAGGTTTTCAGACACCTCCCTGGAGGTGCTGGTGGCAGCAGTCAGAGGCAGAGGCAAAGTGCTCTTCCCTCCAACTGGGAAGAAGGTGCACAGCAGTCTGTCAAAGAAAGCCtggctggaagtggcagaggaAGTCAGCAGACTGAGTATCACCccgaggacctggatccagtgcaggaagagattcaATGATCTCACACGGTCAGCCAGG GAGAAGGCAGCGCACAATATGAGGGAAAGAAACAAGATTGGCGGGGGAACAGCTGATATCGTAGCTCTCAGCCAGGTGGAGCAAGCTGCAATGGAAATAAGTGGGACATCCAGGGCAATCAGCATTGGAGACGGCGAGGCTGGCGGATTCTCCAAGCACAGTGACTGCTTTCCAGTCCTACCCATTCATGTACCACAAGTGATTACAACCAACTTCAAAATCTCAGCCA GCCCACCTGAGCCGCAACAACCTCCTCAAGAAGCTTTTGAAGAGGACACGGTGGAGTCGGACAGCCCTCCGGAGGGAGTACAGTCAGTTGCTGCATCCCTCCAAAGCAGCAATGCAGAGATTCCTGCCCCAGATCGGGAAGAAAGTGAATTGGAGAGGCCCGTGCCTGATGAAACACACAGCcaaagagatcaggagcaggatcaggagcaggaacaggaaCGGGAACAGGAACAGCAGCAGGAACAGGAACAggatcaggagcaggagcaggcactGGTGGTAGGGACAGGCCAGGAGGTGTCTCGCCGGAGGGCCATGTCCTCTCCTAGCTCTGCTGAGTGGGACAGAGATACAGACCTCCGTGATCCGGCAATAAAAAGGAAAATGCTTGAGGCGCACCACCGACTCTATGAGGTTTTGGAGGGCCTGCCAAAGACTTTGAGCGCCATGTCTGAAAGTATGGAGGAGTCTACTTCCGCCATGTGTGGAGTTGTGTCGCACGTGGTTTCCACTTTGCAAACTACCCTGGAAAGCACGACCACCTCCAGGGACACTATGGCCGAGCCCTCTCAGCAGGAGTCCGCCTCACCAACCATTGAGGCTTTGATAGGAGCTCAAACGGCGACCATCCAGACGCTGGGCTCCAATGTTTGTTCCACCTTGGAGCGACTGGTGTGCCAGATGGATAGTCTGGTGGGTCACGTGGACAGGGGCTTTCAAAGGGTCACCCATCTCCTGCAGTCTGCTCTCCCTCAGATCAGTGGGAGTGAGGAGACAAAGCCCCACGGGAGCAATGGTAGCGCTACAGGACAGGCAAGTGTCACCCTTGTTCATAAGGCCTTTGCTCTCTCACCACCCCCTCAACCAATGCCTGCCATGGTGCCTAATAACCAGTTGGGCCTGACCGCCCTGGCAGCAGCCAAGGTGCTCCAATCTGTGGCCGTGCCCTTGCGGGCCCGAGCTCCCAGAGGTCAAAGGCCACGAGCAACTCAAGGATCCCAGGATCAACCGCAACAGCCTACCACCACCTGCTCAGCTGTGGCCACTGGGGGAGCATCTCGTAGAAGTAGCAAA GTTGGGCTCTCGCATTGA
- the LOC137353328 gene encoding ataxin-2 homolog isoform X2, translating into MSGSSKKEKAAHNMRERNKIGGGTADIVALSQVEQAAMEISGTSRAISIGDGEAGGFSKHSDCFPVLPIHVPQVITTNFKISASPPEPQQPPQEAFEEDTVESDSPPEGVQSVAASLQSSNAEIPAPDREESELERPVPDETHSQRDQEQDQEQEQEREQEQQQEQEQDQEQEQALVVGTGQEVSRRRAMSSPSSAEWDRDTDLRDPAIKRKMLEAHHRLYEVLEGLPKTLSAMSESMEESTSAMCGVVSHVVSTLQTTLESTTTSRDTMAEPSQQESASPTIEALIGAQTATIQTLGSNVCSTLERLVCQMDSLVGHVDRGFQRVTHLLQSALPQISGSEETKPHGSNGSATGQASVTLVHKAFALSPPPQPMPAMVPNNQLGLTALAAAKVLQSVAVPLRARAPRGQRPRATQGSQDQPQQPTTTCSAVATGGASRRSSKVGLSH; encoded by the exons ATGTCAGGCAGCTCAAAAAAG GAGAAGGCAGCGCACAATATGAGGGAAAGAAACAAGATTGGCGGGGGAACAGCTGATATCGTAGCTCTCAGCCAGGTGGAGCAAGCTGCAATGGAAATAAGTGGGACATCCAGGGCAATCAGCATTGGAGACGGCGAGGCTGGCGGATTCTCCAAGCACAGTGACTGCTTTCCAGTCCTACCCATTCATGTACCACAAGTGATTACAACCAACTTCAAAATCTCAGCCA GCCCACCTGAGCCGCAACAACCTCCTCAAGAAGCTTTTGAAGAGGACACGGTGGAGTCGGACAGCCCTCCGGAGGGAGTACAGTCAGTTGCTGCATCCCTCCAAAGCAGCAATGCAGAGATTCCTGCCCCAGATCGGGAAGAAAGTGAATTGGAGAGGCCCGTGCCTGATGAAACACACAGCcaaagagatcaggagcaggatcaggagcaggaacaggaaCGGGAACAGGAACAGCAGCAGGAACAGGAACAggatcaggagcaggagcaggcactGGTGGTAGGGACAGGCCAGGAGGTGTCTCGCCGGAGGGCCATGTCCTCTCCTAGCTCTGCTGAGTGGGACAGAGATACAGACCTCCGTGATCCGGCAATAAAAAGGAAAATGCTTGAGGCGCACCACCGACTCTATGAGGTTTTGGAGGGCCTGCCAAAGACTTTGAGCGCCATGTCTGAAAGTATGGAGGAGTCTACTTCCGCCATGTGTGGAGTTGTGTCGCACGTGGTTTCCACTTTGCAAACTACCCTGGAAAGCACGACCACCTCCAGGGACACTATGGCCGAGCCCTCTCAGCAGGAGTCCGCCTCACCAACCATTGAGGCTTTGATAGGAGCTCAAACGGCGACCATCCAGACGCTGGGCTCCAATGTTTGTTCCACCTTGGAGCGACTGGTGTGCCAGATGGATAGTCTGGTGGGTCACGTGGACAGGGGCTTTCAAAGGGTCACCCATCTCCTGCAGTCTGCTCTCCCTCAGATCAGTGGGAGTGAGGAGACAAAGCCCCACGGGAGCAATGGTAGCGCTACAGGACAGGCAAGTGTCACCCTTGTTCATAAGGCCTTTGCTCTCTCACCACCCCCTCAACCAATGCCTGCCATGGTGCCTAATAACCAGTTGGGCCTGACCGCCCTGGCAGCAGCCAAGGTGCTCCAATCTGTGGCCGTGCCCTTGCGGGCCCGAGCTCCCAGAGGTCAAAGGCCACGAGCAACTCAAGGATCCCAGGATCAACCGCAACAGCCTACCACCACCTGCTCAGCTGTGGCCACTGGGGGAGCATCTCGTAGAAGTAGCAAA GTTGGGCTCTCGCATTGA